From a region of the Castanea sativa cultivar Marrone di Chiusa Pesio chromosome 10, ASM4071231v1 genome:
- the LOC142612796 gene encoding uncharacterized protein LOC142612796, giving the protein MDEEDVWKCPKHPSKRRRTGICHVCLRDRLSTLCPDCANARPCACFAAAATQTTSSSSSSSSSFSRFSSHDVVGGGPGPGPGPVGRVSNLIESEPAFRRSRSVAIPFLRSRSRFVGTGSDTEFRDTTPKAKASSFWSVFRSSKKVEEVNDNLSSSTMMRRSRSVAVSMTSDSGKTKGWSWYFPSPIKVFRQSKISKVVHERSPLYRG; this is encoded by the coding sequence ATGGACGAAGAAGACGTATGGAAATGTCCAAAACACCCTTCCAAGCGCCGCCGTACCGGGATATGCCACGTGTGCCTCCGCGACCGTCTCTCCACCCTCTGTCCCGACTGCGCTAACGCGCGCCCATGCGCGTGCTTCGCCGCCGCAGCAACGCAAACGACGTCGTCTTCGTCGTCGTCGTCCTCCTCCTTCTCTCGCTTCTCATCACACGACGTCGTTGGAGGAGGACCCGGACCGGGACCCGGACCCGTAGGCCGAGTCTCCAATCTCATCGAAAGCGAACCGGCTTTCCGTCGCTCCAGATCCGTCGCGATTCCCTTCCTCCGGTCCAGGTCCCGGTTCGTCGGAACCGGGTCCGACACCGAGTTCAGAGACACCACGCCCAAGGCCAAAGCGTCGTCGTTTTGGTCCGTCTTTCGGTCCAGCAAGAAGGTCGAAGAAGTGAACGACAACCTCAGTAGTAGTACGATGATGAGGAGGTCGAGATCCGTTGCCGTTTCGATGACGTCAGATTCTGGCAAAACCAAAGGGTGGAGTTGGTATTTTCCGAGTCCGATTAAGGTTTTTCGACAGTCCAAGATTTCTAAGGTTGTTCATGAACGGTCTCCTTTGTACAGaggttga